A single genomic interval of Microbulbifer variabilis harbors:
- a CDS encoding ABC transporter permease produces the protein MSFKNLFSLQMRALLLKELREVWRDRRALMITLGFTLLFPVLIISSGALSLKVMSDTSFDVAIIGAEYAPLLEEQLQTGDLRIERLQDGAPQALLADTYDVVLRIEQNFTEDYRSLLSPKIYLYVNSADQSAGRAAQLVQQQLALFQQVIVRQRLAARGLATQVLAPWQLEVRDVSTPSSRGLAIWGLMVPLLLIMALLVCSAAASIDTSAGERERMTIEVLLQQPISSWQLVVAKAVAVTSIGWFGALLSLAVLTLSLGLLPLAEIGVRFSAGINELMAISLILLPLALLVAVLQILLSLRSRSFKDAQIQLSILQALPVTLLIVLKLSNIELDSPLWQLTPLIGQQQWLSALMAGESVSVSLAIAGSLVTLSLVGLCILVGARALRRESLLGAT, from the coding sequence ATGAGTTTTAAAAATCTATTTTCTTTGCAGATGCGAGCATTACTTCTTAAAGAGTTACGCGAAGTTTGGCGTGATCGACGCGCCCTAATGATCACACTAGGTTTCACCTTATTGTTCCCTGTGCTGATCATTAGTAGTGGCGCTTTATCTTTGAAGGTAATGTCTGATACCTCCTTTGATGTAGCTATTATTGGGGCTGAGTATGCGCCGCTGTTGGAGGAGCAGTTACAGACAGGGGACTTGCGAATTGAGCGCTTGCAAGATGGGGCTCCTCAAGCGCTTTTAGCAGATACATATGATGTGGTTCTGCGAATAGAGCAAAACTTTACTGAAGATTATCGAAGCCTGTTGTCTCCCAAGATTTATCTGTATGTAAATAGTGCCGATCAGTCTGCGGGGCGTGCTGCACAGCTGGTGCAGCAGCAGTTGGCGCTATTTCAGCAGGTGATTGTGCGACAGCGTTTAGCGGCCAGAGGTTTAGCAACTCAGGTTTTAGCACCGTGGCAGCTTGAGGTGCGGGATGTCAGTACGCCGTCTAGTCGAGGATTGGCAATTTGGGGGCTGATGGTTCCCTTGTTACTGATAATGGCACTGCTAGTGTGTAGTGCGGCCGCTTCTATTGATACTTCTGCTGGGGAGCGTGAGCGCATGACCATCGAGGTATTATTACAGCAGCCTATAAGCAGCTGGCAACTTGTGGTGGCGAAAGCTGTAGCCGTTACCAGTATTGGTTGGTTTGGTGCACTTCTTTCTCTGGCAGTTTTAACTTTATCACTTGGCTTGCTTCCCTTGGCTGAGATTGGTGTCCGCTTTTCAGCTGGCATCAATGAACTGATGGCGATAAGTCTTATTTTACTGCCCTTAGCACTTCTGGTTGCTGTATTGCAGATTCTGTTATCTCTGCGTTCCCGTTCTTTTAAAGATGCTCAGATTCAGCTGAGTATTTTACAGGCTCTACCTGTCACACTGTTAATTGTATTGAAATTGTCCAATATTGAACTGGACTCGCCCTTGTGGCAGTTGACTCCACTTATCGGGCAGCAGCAGTGGTTGAGTGCATTAATGGCTGGTGAGTCCGTTTCTGTCTCCCTGGCGATAGCTGGTTCCCTGGTCACCCTTTCTTTGGTCGGGCTGTGTATATTAGTAGGTGCCCGTGCTTTACGGCGTGAAAGCTTACTTGGGGCAACCTAG
- the alr gene encoding alanine racemase, with the protein MNDFREGLLSINLQSIADNYLDLTKRLAAGTRCGAVVKADAYGLGMNQVVPALYRQGCRDFFVATQTEGERLRKELGDSVRIVILTGVRTGAELECVRAGLMPTLFTLEQLRNWVDISVSEGIKAPCALKIDSGMTRLGMSPEEFDLLLRDSQLLRSADIRILLSHLACADEPQHPQNNIQLRSFKAAGERLRALCPEVQLSLANSSGIFLGEEYHFDIARPGSALYGVNPIPGATNPMRSAVALSLPIVQKRFVSREQWVGYGATQQIAAGSWLAVARGGYADGIIRAQGGRGCGWAYGRQLPIIGRISMDSTTFDISALSQEERESLQSIEILNKDLTVDEVAEYAGTIGYEVLTSLGHRYFRRYIKS; encoded by the coding sequence ATGAACGATTTTCGCGAGGGTCTGCTGAGTATCAATTTGCAGTCCATTGCTGACAACTACCTGGATCTGACTAAGCGACTGGCAGCGGGTACTCGCTGTGGCGCAGTAGTCAAAGCGGATGCCTATGGCCTTGGTATGAATCAGGTAGTGCCGGCTCTGTATAGACAGGGTTGCCGAGACTTTTTTGTGGCAACGCAAACGGAAGGGGAGCGCCTGCGTAAAGAGCTGGGTGATAGCGTTCGCATTGTTATCTTGACTGGGGTGCGCACCGGAGCAGAGCTGGAATGTGTACGCGCAGGATTAATGCCGACACTTTTCACACTAGAGCAGTTGCGCAACTGGGTGGATATTTCCGTTAGTGAGGGGATTAAGGCGCCTTGTGCGCTAAAGATAGATTCGGGTATGACTCGCCTGGGTATGTCTCCCGAAGAGTTTGACCTACTGCTAAGAGATAGTCAGTTGTTGCGCTCGGCGGATATTCGTATTTTGCTGAGCCACCTTGCCTGTGCGGATGAACCCCAGCATCCACAAAACAATATTCAGTTGCGTAGCTTTAAAGCGGCTGGGGAAAGATTGAGGGCCCTGTGCCCTGAGGTTCAGCTGAGTCTCGCCAATTCATCGGGTATTTTCCTAGGTGAAGAGTATCACTTTGATATTGCGCGGCCGGGCTCTGCGCTTTATGGCGTCAATCCAATACCCGGGGCCACAAACCCTATGCGCTCAGCTGTGGCACTCAGTCTGCCTATCGTGCAAAAGCGATTTGTCAGCCGTGAACAGTGGGTAGGCTATGGAGCTACCCAACAAATAGCAGCGGGCAGCTGGTTGGCGGTAGCCCGTGGTGGATATGCCGATGGGATAATCCGGGCTCAGGGAGGGCGTGGTTGTGGCTGGGCCTATGGCCGCCAACTGCCGATAATTGGCCGGATTTCCATGGATTCCACAACGTTTGATATTTCTGCTCTCTCTCAAGAGGAGCGGGAATCCCTCCAATCGATTGAGATACTGAATAAAGACCTGACGGTAGATGAGGTGGCTGAATACGCTGGCACCATAGGTTATGAAGTGCTGACCAGCTTAGGGCACCGTTATTTCCGTCGCTATATAAAAAGTTAA
- the birA gene encoding bifunctional biotin--[acetyl-CoA-carboxylase] ligase/biotin operon repressor BirA, whose amino-acid sequence MLDTIKKSPLEPLRPVLELLADGETHSGEALGLALGVSRAAVWKQLQKLEQYGLALESIKGQGYRLPGGLELLSSEKIYSTLGEQAGVLLRELMLFDEVDSTNTELLSLMEEGRGHGVALLSERQSAGRGRRGRQWVSPYGAGISLSIGWEFNGGVQCLEGLSLAVGVAIARALERFSVPDVRLKWPNDVWCRGRKLSGVLLELKGDLTDRCAVVIGIGLNSGLRSEIATAIDQPWADLQQVKPGISRNRLVAAILTELLPLLYSYTEQGFVAYREAWMKLDQFAGQKVTLQAGSQTWSGVAVGVSEKGALKLNMDGQVQHFHGGEISLRGQV is encoded by the coding sequence TTGCTAGACACTATTAAGAAAAGTCCACTGGAACCATTGCGCCCAGTTTTGGAATTATTGGCTGATGGCGAGACGCACTCTGGTGAGGCGCTCGGATTGGCTCTAGGAGTAAGCCGGGCTGCGGTTTGGAAGCAGTTACAGAAGCTAGAGCAGTACGGATTGGCTTTGGAGTCCATTAAGGGGCAAGGCTATCGCTTGCCTGGTGGTTTGGAGCTCCTGTCCTCAGAAAAAATTTACAGCACATTGGGTGAGCAAGCCGGGGTGCTATTGCGAGAGTTGATGTTATTTGATGAGGTCGACTCCACCAATACCGAGTTGCTATCACTCATGGAGGAGGGAAGAGGACACGGGGTTGCACTGCTCTCCGAGCGGCAGAGTGCCGGGCGCGGTCGTCGTGGTCGGCAATGGGTTAGCCCCTATGGGGCGGGCATCAGCCTATCCATTGGGTGGGAGTTCAATGGGGGGGTTCAATGCCTCGAAGGATTGAGCCTCGCCGTTGGGGTGGCTATTGCCCGGGCATTGGAGCGCTTTTCGGTACCGGATGTTCGCCTCAAATGGCCAAATGATGTTTGGTGTCGCGGTCGAAAGTTATCTGGTGTTTTACTGGAGCTTAAAGGCGATCTTACAGATCGCTGTGCTGTGGTGATTGGTATTGGTTTAAATAGTGGCCTGCGAAGTGAGATTGCCACGGCAATAGATCAGCCATGGGCAGACTTGCAACAAGTGAAGCCCGGAATATCTCGCAATCGATTGGTTGCAGCGATTCTGACTGAGCTGCTACCGCTTTTATACAGCTATACCGAACAAGGTTTTGTTGCTTACCGTGAAGCCTGGATGAAGCTGGATCAGTTTGCTGGGCAAAAGGTTACTCTGCAGGCAGGGAGTCAAACCTGGAGCGGAGTTGCAGTTGGCGTTAGTGAAAAGGGTGCTTTGAAGTTAAATATGGACGGGCAAGTGCAACACTTCCATGGTGGTGAGATTTCTTTACGGGGGCAGGTTTGA
- a CDS encoding type III pantothenate kinase, producing MILELDIGNTRGKWRLLDELQVSARGSFMTADLRDGHLPDGWDLLDPRRVRVVNVAGPQVAETLIGHIQELFSLEVEFSQVLLECAGVACGYDNHRLLGTDRWLAMLAAYDRERRAALIVDCGSAVTLDLVDNSGRHLGGYIVPGVGLMQRSLYLDTHAAKSAQDIALTESLGAGRSTDEAINRGLLLMVLGAIDRALEELRGYCAEEPLLWLTGGDAPVLSALYQREHHLVPELVMDGLALSNP from the coding sequence TTGATTCTCGAACTGGATATCGGTAATACCCGGGGCAAGTGGCGCCTGTTAGATGAATTACAGGTGAGCGCCAGGGGTAGCTTTATGACTGCTGATCTGCGCGATGGGCATTTGCCCGATGGGTGGGATCTGTTGGACCCGCGGAGAGTACGCGTGGTCAATGTGGCGGGACCGCAAGTTGCGGAGACGCTGATCGGGCATATTCAGGAGTTGTTTTCACTTGAGGTGGAGTTTTCGCAGGTTCTGCTGGAATGCGCTGGAGTAGCTTGTGGCTATGATAATCACCGCCTGCTCGGCACTGATCGCTGGCTGGCTATGCTGGCTGCCTATGATCGAGAGCGGCGGGCGGCCCTAATTGTCGACTGTGGCAGTGCGGTCACTCTGGATTTGGTCGACAATAGCGGGCGTCACTTGGGGGGCTACATTGTCCCTGGTGTCGGCCTTATGCAACGTTCTTTGTATCTGGATACTCATGCGGCTAAAAGTGCGCAGGATATTGCTCTAACTGAGTCCCTCGGTGCAGGCCGCAGTACCGATGAAGCCATAAACCGAGGCCTCCTGCTTATGGTACTTGGTGCCATCGATCGTGCACTGGAAGAGTTGCGTGGATACTGTGCTGAAGAACCGCTGTTGTGGTTGACAGGCGGCGATGCCCCAGTGCTGTCAGCTCTTTATCAGCGGGAGCACCATTTGGTTCCTGAGCTGGTAATGGATGGCTTGGCGTTAAGTAATCCTTGA
- a CDS encoding SPOR domain-containing protein → MRWIAFFLILLNFGVFAWFVGTSTSDKERIRVADKRAEVQVQSIALVNEISPQKLSPVPVAPMSPAKASSTEQLCTLLGPFAEELFGEAIVQRLKSLQVSAVLRDVEMQGQMRYWVFLPPLNSRREAYNRLRELQAQGIDSYVIPKGALADGISFGIFSERSRAESLTGELIEKGIRAQFREEPQTHAERWIVLAPGASDSLAPDFWLQLQQEHPELDRRRNLCAEVSG, encoded by the coding sequence ATGCGCTGGATAGCTTTTTTCTTAATACTGTTGAATTTCGGCGTCTTTGCTTGGTTTGTTGGTACTTCAACCTCTGATAAAGAGAGAATAAGGGTTGCCGATAAAAGGGCGGAGGTACAGGTCCAGAGTATTGCCCTGGTCAATGAAATATCTCCGCAGAAGCTGTCTCCTGTGCCGGTGGCTCCCATGTCGCCAGCAAAGGCAAGCTCTACTGAGCAGCTCTGCACTTTGCTTGGCCCATTTGCGGAGGAGTTATTTGGAGAGGCGATAGTACAGCGCTTAAAGTCCCTGCAGGTTTCTGCCGTATTGCGAGATGTGGAGATGCAAGGGCAGATGCGTTACTGGGTTTTTCTGCCACCATTGAATTCCAGGCGAGAAGCCTACAACCGTTTACGAGAATTGCAGGCACAGGGAATAGATAGTTATGTGATCCCCAAGGGTGCGTTGGCTGATGGTATTTCCTTTGGCATTTTCAGCGAGCGTTCGCGTGCTGAATCTCTGACAGGTGAGTTGATTGAGAAAGGCATACGGGCTCAATTCCGCGAGGAGCCTCAGACCCACGCCGAACGCTGGATCGTATTGGCGCCAGGTGCCTCAGATAGTTTAGCCCCGGATTTTTGGTTGCAGTTGCAGCAAGAGCATCCCGAGCTGGATCGTCGCCGTAATCTTTGTGCAGAAGTATCCGGTTGA
- the tuf gene encoding elongation factor Tu → MAKEKFERSKPHVNVGTIGHVDHGKTTLTAALTRVCAEVWGGDAVAFDGIDNAPEERERGITIATSHVEYESPTRHYAHVDCPGHADYVKNMITGAAQMDGAILVCSAADGPMPQTREHILLSRQVGVPYIVVFLNKADMVDDEELLELVEMEVRELLDQYEFPGDDTPIIVGSALMALNGEDDNEMGTTAVKKLVETLDEYIPEPERAVDQPFLMPIEDVFSISGRGTVVTGRVERGVINTGDEVEIVGIKETTTTTCTGVEMFRKLLDEGRAGENIGALLRGTKRDEVERGQVLAKPGSITPHTKFEAEVYILSKDEGGRHTPFFKGYRPQFYFRTTDVTGAVELPEGTEMVMPGDNIQMVVTLIAPIAMEDGLRFAIREGGRTVGAGVVAKIIE, encoded by the coding sequence ATGGCAAAAGAAAAGTTTGAACGTTCCAAGCCCCACGTGAACGTGGGCACCATCGGTCACGTTGACCACGGTAAAACCACCCTGACCGCTGCTCTGACCCGCGTATGTGCGGAAGTTTGGGGTGGTGACGCTGTTGCTTTTGACGGTATCGACAATGCTCCGGAAGAGCGTGAGCGCGGTATCACCATCGCTACTTCTCACGTTGAGTACGAGTCCCCGACTCGCCACTACGCCCACGTAGACTGCCCGGGACACGCCGACTACGTTAAGAACATGATCACCGGTGCTGCTCAGATGGACGGCGCTATCCTGGTATGTTCCGCTGCTGACGGCCCCATGCCGCAGACTCGTGAGCACATCCTGCTGTCCCGTCAGGTAGGTGTACCTTACATCGTTGTATTCCTGAACAAAGCGGACATGGTAGACGACGAAGAGCTGCTCGAGCTGGTAGAAATGGAAGTTCGCGAACTTCTGGACCAGTACGAGTTCCCGGGTGACGACACTCCGATCATCGTTGGTTCCGCTCTGATGGCCCTGAACGGCGAAGACGACAACGAAATGGGTACTACCGCTGTTAAGAAGCTGGTAGAAACTCTGGACGAGTACATTCCTGAGCCGGAGCGTGCAGTAGATCAGCCGTTCCTGATGCCGATCGAAGACGTATTCTCCATCTCTGGCCGTGGTACCGTAGTAACTGGTCGTGTAGAGCGTGGTGTAATCAACACTGGCGACGAAGTTGAGATCGTTGGTATTAAAGAAACCACCACCACTACCTGTACTGGTGTTGAAATGTTCCGCAAGCTGCTCGACGAAGGTCGTGCTGGTGAGAACATCGGTGCGCTGCTGCGTGGCACCAAGCGTGACGAAGTAGAGCGTGGTCAGGTACTGGCTAAGCCGGGCTCCATCACTCCGCACACCAAGTTCGAAGCGGAAGTGTACATCCTGTCCAAGGACGAAGGTGGTCGTCACACCCCGTTCTTTAAAGGCTACCGTCCTCAGTTCTACTTCCGTACTACCGACGTAACTGGTGCGGTTGAGCTGCCGGAAGGCACTGAAATGGTAATGCCGGGCGACAACATTCAAATGGTTGTTACCCTGATCGCTCCGATCGCCATGGAAGACGGCCTGCGCTTCGCTATCCGCGAAGGTGGTCGTACCGTAGGTGCGGGCGTTGTTGCTAAGATCATTGAGTAA
- the secE gene encoding preprotein translocase subunit SecE — MNAKAEAKTFRLDGLKWLLIVLLVGGAVAGNSYYAEFPLIYRVLAVTAICLAALVVAVNTAKGNALWQLLREAQTEVRRVVWPTRQEATQTTVIVVVFVLIMALILWALDSALGWAASKLIG, encoded by the coding sequence ATGAATGCTAAAGCAGAAGCGAAAACCTTTCGTCTTGACGGCCTGAAATGGCTGCTAATAGTGCTGCTGGTTGGTGGTGCTGTAGCGGGCAATTCTTATTATGCCGAATTCCCCCTGATTTACCGCGTGCTGGCAGTGACTGCAATCTGCCTGGCTGCCCTGGTTGTCGCGGTGAATACTGCGAAGGGTAATGCACTCTGGCAACTGTTGCGCGAAGCGCAAACGGAAGTCAGGCGCGTGGTTTGGCCGACTCGTCAAGAGGCCACCCAGACGACTGTGATTGTGGTGGTTTTTGTGTTGATTATGGCGCTAATTCTCTGGGCGCTGGACTCCGCTTTAGGTTGGGCGGCATCCAAACTCATCGGCTAA
- the nusG gene encoding transcription termination/antitermination protein NusG — translation MSKHWYVVQAYSGYEKRVASSLKERIELHEMDHLFGEVLVPTEEVVEMRAGQKRKSERKFFPGYVLVEMELNDDTWHLVKETPRVLGFIGGKADRPAPITDREAQAILNRIDDSADKPKPKTLFEPGEMVRVIDGPFNDFNGVVEEVNYEKSRLRVAVLIFGRSTPVELEFSQVEKT, via the coding sequence ATGTCAAAGCATTGGTATGTGGTCCAGGCTTACTCGGGCTATGAGAAGCGTGTAGCTAGCTCTCTCAAGGAGCGAATTGAGCTGCACGAAATGGATCACCTGTTTGGTGAAGTGCTGGTTCCCACCGAAGAAGTGGTGGAGATGCGAGCAGGGCAAAAGCGCAAGAGTGAGCGCAAGTTCTTCCCCGGTTATGTCCTGGTGGAAATGGAACTGAATGACGATACTTGGCACTTGGTAAAAGAAACTCCTCGAGTGCTCGGTTTTATCGGAGGCAAGGCGGATAGGCCGGCCCCGATCACTGATCGCGAAGCGCAGGCTATCCTGAATCGAATCGACGATTCCGCCGATAAGCCCAAGCCCAAGACCCTATTTGAGCCAGGTGAAATGGTTCGGGTTATCGATGGTCCGTTTAACGATTTCAACGGTGTGGTCGAAGAGGTCAACTACGAGAAGAGTCGCTTGCGAGTGGCTGTGTTGATCTTTGGACGCTCCACCCCAGTTGAACTGGAGTTCAGTCAGGTAGAGAAAACCTGA
- the rplK gene encoding 50S ribosomal protein L11 — protein sequence MAKKVEAYIKLQVKAGQANPSPPVGPALGQHGVNIMEFCKAFNAQTQGLEPGLPVPVVISVYSDRSFTFIMKSPPAAVLLRKAAKIKSGSGRPNTDKVGKVTRAQIEEIVEMKKADLTASDMDAAVRTIAGSARSAGIEVEGL from the coding sequence ATGGCTAAGAAAGTAGAAGCTTATATCAAGCTGCAAGTTAAGGCCGGTCAGGCCAACCCAAGTCCGCCCGTTGGTCCTGCACTGGGTCAGCACGGCGTGAACATCATGGAATTCTGTAAGGCGTTCAACGCCCAGACTCAAGGCCTTGAGCCGGGTCTGCCGGTGCCGGTTGTGATCTCTGTATACAGCGATCGTTCCTTCACCTTCATCATGAAGTCCCCGCCCGCCGCAGTACTGCTGCGCAAGGCCGCCAAGATCAAGAGTGGTTCCGGTCGCCCGAATACCGACAAGGTCGGTAAGGTTACCCGCGCTCAGATCGAAGAGATCGTAGAAATGAAAAAGGCTGACCTGACTGCATCCGATATGGACGCGGCCGTGCGCACAATCGCCGGTTCCGCACGCAGTGCCGGTATCGAAGTGGAGGGTCTCTAA
- the rplA gene encoding 50S ribosomal protein L1 produces MAKLSKRQRVIAEKVEAGKAYGIEEAVALLKELSNVKFAETVDASVNLGIDPRKSDQAVRGATTLPHGTGKEVRVAVFTQGANADAAKEAGADLIGMDELAADVKAGKMDFDVVIASPDAMRVVGQLGQILGPRGLMPNPKTGTVTPDVATAVKNAKAGQVRFRADKGGIIHGGIGKVAFDANLLKENLEALVADLKKAKPASAKGVYLKKITLSTTMGPGLVIDQSSLNI; encoded by the coding sequence GTGGCTAAATTGAGCAAGCGTCAGCGCGTAATCGCTGAGAAAGTTGAAGCTGGTAAAGCATACGGCATCGAAGAAGCCGTAGCTCTGCTGAAAGAGCTGTCCAACGTTAAGTTTGCAGAGACTGTAGACGCTTCTGTAAACCTGGGTATCGATCCGCGTAAATCCGACCAGGCTGTTCGCGGTGCGACCACTCTGCCGCACGGTACTGGTAAAGAAGTTCGCGTAGCTGTTTTCACCCAGGGTGCAAACGCTGATGCCGCTAAAGAAGCGGGCGCTGACCTGATCGGTATGGACGAGCTGGCTGCCGACGTTAAAGCGGGCAAGATGGACTTCGACGTAGTAATCGCTTCTCCCGATGCGATGCGCGTTGTAGGTCAGCTGGGTCAAATCCTCGGCCCGCGCGGCCTGATGCCGAACCCGAAGACTGGCACTGTAACTCCAGACGTTGCTACCGCAGTTAAAAATGCCAAAGCTGGTCAGGTGCGTTTCCGCGCTGACAAAGGCGGCATCATCCACGGTGGTATCGGCAAAGTTGCTTTCGATGCGAACTTGCTGAAAGAGAACTTGGAAGCTCTGGTAGCAGACCTGAAGAAGGCCAAGCCGGCTTCTGCAAAAGGTGTGTACCTGAAGAAGATCACCCTGAGCACCACTATGGGCCCAGGTCTGGTTATCGACCAGTCTTCCCTGAACATCTAA
- the rplJ gene encoding 50S ribosomal protein L10, whose product MAIGLEDKKAIVADVQQAAEGALSAVVADSRGVTVNDMTALRKEARENGVWLKVVRNTLARRALAGTDYECLTDKFVGPSIIAFSNEHPGAGARILSQFAKGNDKLELKGAAFEGAITDVALLASLPTYDEAIAKLMSVLKEASAGKLVRTIAAVRDQKEQEAA is encoded by the coding sequence ATGGCTATTGGACTCGAAGACAAGAAAGCGATTGTCGCAGATGTCCAGCAAGCTGCTGAGGGTGCTCTGTCTGCGGTAGTTGCGGATTCCCGCGGCGTTACCGTAAATGACATGACTGCCCTGCGCAAAGAGGCTCGCGAGAACGGCGTTTGGTTAAAAGTCGTCCGCAATACTCTGGCGCGTCGCGCTCTGGCAGGAACCGATTACGAATGTCTGACTGACAAATTCGTAGGTCCTAGCATCATTGCATTCTCTAACGAACACCCAGGTGCCGGCGCGCGCATCCTGAGCCAGTTCGCCAAGGGCAATGACAAGCTGGAACTGAAAGGTGCTGCCTTCGAAGGCGCGATCACCGACGTCGCATTGTTGGCAAGCCTGCCGACTTACGACGAGGCGATCGCCAAGCTGATGAGCGTGTTGAAAGAAGCATCTGCTGGCAAGCTGGTCCGCACTATTGCGGCCGTTCGCGACCAAAAAGAGCAGGAAGCTGCGTAA
- the rplL gene encoding 50S ribosomal protein L7/L12: protein MSLTKEDIINAVAEMSVKDVVELIEAMEEKFGVTAAAAVVAGPAGGEAAAEEKDSFDVVLTSAGDKKVNVIKVVRGITGLGLKEAKALVDGAPSPLKEGATKDEAEAAKKELEEAGATVELK, encoded by the coding sequence ATGTCTCTGACTAAAGAAGATATCATCAACGCTGTTGCCGAAATGTCTGTTAAAGACGTTGTTGAGCTGATCGAAGCAATGGAAGAGAAGTTCGGTGTAACTGCTGCAGCAGCAGTTGTAGCCGGCCCGGCTGGTGGCGAAGCTGCCGCTGAAGAGAAAGACTCTTTCGACGTAGTTCTGACTTCTGCAGGCGACAAGAAAGTGAACGTGATCAAGGTTGTTCGCGGCATCACCGGCCTGGGCTTGAAAGAAGCCAAGGCATTGGTTGACGGCGCTCCAAGCCCGCTGAAAGAAGGCGCAACCAAAGACGAAGCTGAAGCCGCTAAGAAAGAGCTGGAAGAAGCTGGCGCAACTGTAGAACTGAAGTAA